DNA from Trueperaceae bacterium:
ATTCGTAATCGGCAGGTCGTCGGTTCAAATCCGACCATTGGCTCCAACGGAAGCGCCCGCCCGGCAGACGCCGGGCGGGCGCTTCACACGTCTCGCGCGTGGGGCGGGCGGCGCGGCGGCACCTGGCCGGCACGCCGCCCGCCCCACGGCTCAGTTGGCGTGGTACTCGACCAGACGCTCCTCGCGGGTGAGCTCGCCCTCCTCGTAGTAGCGGGTGGCGATGGGCAGGGGCAGGTCGAAGTCGATCACCCACTCGAAGGCGCGCTCGTACTCGTCCTCCGAGTTCTTCGACTCGAGCAGGAGGTGGTGCCCGGTGCGACCGCCGTGCGTCTCCTGGCCGAGGACCGTCACCCGACCGGCGCCGAACAGGCTCATCCGTTCCCCCGCGACCATGTCCATGTCCGCCAAGGCGGGCACGAGCATCATCAGGTACATCGAGGTGAAGCCAGTCATGAGCCCCATCATGTCGCCCATCAGGGCGTTCTCCAGCGGCTGGTAGCTGGTGCGGGTCGTGGTCACCTCGAAGAGCGGCGCGCCCTCCTCGTCCACGACGGAGCTGGCGCGGATGTCGACGCTGTAACCGAGCTCGGGCCCGCCGTTCTCCGTCGTCACGAACCTGAAGTAGGCCGGTCCCTTCAACTCGTAGGGCGTCCACGACTGGGCGAGCGCGGTGGCGGCCAGGACGAGGGCGAGGGTGGCGAGCGCGGTTCTGAGGGTGGTGCCAAGGTTACGTGGCATGCGGGGTGCCTCCTTCTGGGACTTGCCCCCAGGATAGGGACGGGGCGTCAACGCGCCGTCAACGCGCCGTCGACGCGCCGTGGGCGCGCCGTGGGCGCGCCGTGGGCGCGACGTCGAGGCGCCGCCGGCCCCCTCGCCGCCCGCCCCGGCGCGGCGCGTCGTCCCTTAACCTGCGTCGCCCCGCGGGTGTAGGGTGGCGCGTGATGTCGGTGCCCATGCGTTCTCTCTTCATCGGTCTGGCGGGCGGCTTCTTCGGGAGCATGGTCGGCCTCGGTGGGGCGGTCGTGATGATCCCCCTCCTGACGGGCTGGGCCAAGCTGAGCCAGCACAAGGCGCACGCCACCAGCCTCGTGGCCGTGGTGTTCACGGGCCTCATCGGCGCGGCGGCGTACGCGGGCGGCGGCGCCCTCGACTGGGGCATCGCCGTCCCGGTGGCCGTCGCGGCCGTCGTCACCTCCACCGTGGCGGCCGCCTACTCGTCGCGCGTGCCGGCGGGCGTCCTAAAGCGCATCTTCGGCGGCCTGCTCGTGGCCGCCGCCGTGGCCCTCATCTTCGGGTTCGACGTGGCCGGCGGCGGGCTGGGCGGCGCCTGGCGCCTCCCCGGCGCGGTGCTGCTCGGGCTCCTGTCCGGGACCCTGACGGGCCTGCTCGGCATCGGCGGCGGCGCGTTCATCGTGCCACTTCTGATATTCGTGTTCGGTCTCGACCAGCACCTCGCCCAGGGGACCAGCCTGGCGGTGATGATCCCGGCGGGCATCGCGGGCACCGCCGTGCACGTCCGCAACCGCCGCATCGCCGGGAACGTCGTCGTCGGCCTGATCGTCGGGGTGGCGCTCGGCGCCTTCGGGGGCGGCAAGCTGGCCCTGCTCACGCCCGAGCGGCCGCTGCAGGTCATCTTCGGCGTCATCCTGCTCTGGACCGGTTACCGCTACCTCCGGCCGCAACCGCGGGCGTGACGTGACCGCTGCCGCGCCCGCCGGGTGAGTGGGAGGGGCAGGTGAGGGAACCGCGCCGGGGCGCCGGCGAGCCGCGCCTCACCGTCGCGCCCCTCTCGGTGCAGGCGTCCCGGCGGGCGCCCACGCGCTGGGACCTGCTCGCCTTCGGCGTGGTCATGGCGGGCTTCGTGCTCGTGGCCCTTGGCAGCCGCGGGGTCCTCGGCACTCTGGAGGAATCCGCGGCGGTGGCGGCCTCGCTCGACCCGACGCGCCTCCCGTGGTACGCGGCCCGCACCAGCCTCCGCATGATCGTGGCGCTGGTGCTGTCGACGCTGTTCACCTTCGGCTACGCCACGTTGGCGGCCAAGAACCGGCGCGCCCGCGCCTTCCTCCTGCCCCTGCTCGACATCCTGCAGTCGGTGCCCATCCTCGGCTTCGTGTCGGCCGTCGTCGTCCTCTTCATGAGCCTGACACCGGGCCGCGTGCTGGGAGCGGAGCTCGTGGCCGTGTTCGCCATCTTCACGAGCCAGGTCTGGAACATGACCTTCAGCCTCTACAACTCGCTCGTCACGCTCCCGCGCGAGCTCGACGAGCTGGCGCGCTCCTACCGCCTCGGCCCGTGGATGCGCTTCTGGCGCGTCGAGCTCCCGTTCGCGCTGCCGCCCCTGGTCTGGAACGCCATGATGTCGATGTCGGGCGGTTGGTTCTTCGTGGTGGCCGCGGAATCCATCTCGGTCGGACGCTCCACCGTCGACCTGCCGGGGGTCGGAACCTACATCGCCGCGGCGCTGACGGCCTCCGACCTCGGCGCGGTCGGCTGGGCCGTCCTCACCATGGCGGTCGTCATCCTCCTCTACGACGTGCTCCTCTTCCGCCCCCTCGTCGCCTGGTCGGCACGCTTCCGCTACGACACCACCGCCGGTCACGTCGAGGAGCCGCGCTCGCTCGTGCTCGAGGCCCTGAGGCGCTCCCGCTGGGTCGACGCGCTCGCCGGTCGCGCCGCGCGCCTGGCGCGCAGGCGGACCCGCCCGCGCCCGGACGCGGCCGTCGGCGCGGCGCCGCCCGACCCGACCACGCTGCGCCGCCGCGACCGCGCCTGGGGCGGCTTCGCCGCGGTGGTGGCGACCGCCTCACTCCTGCTGGTGGCGCGCTACCTGCAGAGCGAGGTCTCGCCCGCCGAGGTGGGCCACGTGCTGCTGCTCGGCGTGTACACGATGGTGCGCGTACTCGTCCTCGTCGTGCTCGCCAGCCTGGTGTGGGTGCCCGTCGGCGTGATGGTCGGGCTGCGGCCCCGCCTCACCGCCTGGGTGCAGCCGCTGGCGCAGTTCCTGGCCGCGTTCCCCGCCAACCTCCTGTTCCCGCTCGCCGTATGGGCCATCGTCCGTTACGGCCTCGACCCCAACGTCTGGCTGAGCCCCCTGATGATCCTCGGCACGCAGTGGTACATCCTCTTCAACGTCACGGCCGGCGCCGCGGGCATCCCGGGCGAGCTGCGCGACGCCGCGGCCAACCTCCAGCTCAAGGGGTGGCTCTGGTGGCGCAAGCTGGGGCTGCCGGCCGTGTTCCCGACCTTCCTGACGGGCGCCATCACGGCGTCGGGCGGTGCC
Protein-coding regions in this window:
- a CDS encoding sulfite exporter TauE/SafE family protein, yielding MMSVPMRSLFIGLAGGFFGSMVGLGGAVVMIPLLTGWAKLSQHKAHATSLVAVVFTGLIGAAAYAGGGALDWGIAVPVAVAAVVTSTVAAAYSSRVPAGVLKRIFGGLLVAAAVALIFGFDVAGGGLGGAWRLPGAVLLGLLSGTLTGLLGIGGGAFIVPLLIFVFGLDQHLAQGTSLAVMIPAGIAGTAVHVRNRRIAGNVVVGLIVGVALGAFGGGKLALLTPERPLQVIFGVILLWTGYRYLRPQPRA
- a CDS encoding ABC transporter permease subunit; its protein translation is MAGFVLVALGSRGVLGTLEESAAVAASLDPTRLPWYAARTSLRMIVALVLSTLFTFGYATLAAKNRRARAFLLPLLDILQSVPILGFVSAVVVLFMSLTPGRVLGAELVAVFAIFTSQVWNMTFSLYNSLVTLPRELDELARSYRLGPWMRFWRVELPFALPPLVWNAMMSMSGGWFFVVAAESISVGRSTVDLPGVGTYIAAALTASDLGAVGWAVLTMAVVILLYDVLLFRPLVAWSARFRYDTTAGHVEEPRSLVLEALRRSRWVDALAGRAARLARRRTRPRPDAAVGAAPPDPTTLRRRDRAWGGFAAVVATASLLLVARYLQSEVSPAEVGHVLLLGVYTMVRVLVLVVLASLVWVPVGVMVGLRPRLTAWVQPLAQFLAAFPANLLFPLAVWAIVRYGLDPNVWLSPLMILGTQWYILFNVTAGAAGIPGELRDAAANLQLKGWLWWRKLGLPAVFPTFLTGAITASGGAWNASIVAELVHWGNDKVEAAGLGAYIVKATEAGDQARIVLGIAVMSLFVVVLNRAFWQPLQRRASQGYRLE